From a single Sorghum bicolor cultivar BTx623 chromosome 5, Sorghum_bicolor_NCBIv3, whole genome shotgun sequence genomic region:
- the LOC8064411 gene encoding wound-induced basic protein yields the protein MIYDVNSPLFRSFLSQKGGADKRKMEEHKPKEQRPKASENKPVMNE from the exons ATGATCTACGACGTGAACTCTCCCCTCTTCCGCTCCTTCCTCAGCCAGAAGGGCGGCGCCGACAAGAG GAAAATGGAGGAGCATAAACCAAAGGAGCAGAGGCCCAAGGCCAGCGAGAACAAGCCTGTGATGAACGAATGA